A DNA window from Bacteroides cellulosilyticus contains the following coding sequences:
- the rsmA gene encoding 16S rRNA (adenine(1518)-N(6)/adenine(1519)-N(6))-dimethyltransferase RsmA has product MRLVKPKKFLGQHFLKDLKVAQDIADTVDACPGLPILEVGPGMGVLTQFLVKKERQVKVVELDYESVAYLREEYPSLEDNIIEDDFLKMNLQRLFGGQPFVLTGNYPYNISSQIFFKMLDNKELIPCCTGMIQKEVAERIAAGPGSKTYGILSILIQAWYRVEYLFTVHEHVFNPPPKVKSAVIRMTRNETKDLGCDEKLFKQVVKTTFNQRRKTLRNSIKPILGKDCPLTEDAVFNKRPEQLSVQEFINLTNQVEQALKKMS; this is encoded by the coding sequence ATGAGACTAGTAAAACCTAAAAAGTTTCTCGGCCAACACTTCCTGAAAGACCTGAAAGTGGCACAGGACATAGCCGACACCGTAGACGCATGTCCCGGACTTCCTATATTGGAAGTAGGCCCGGGTATGGGTGTATTAACCCAGTTTCTGGTAAAGAAAGAACGTCAGGTAAAGGTAGTGGAACTGGATTATGAGTCCGTAGCCTATCTGCGCGAAGAATATCCGTCATTGGAAGACAACATCATCGAAGACGATTTTCTGAAAATGAACCTGCAACGCCTGTTCGGTGGACAGCCGTTTGTGCTGACAGGAAACTATCCTTATAACATATCCAGCCAGATTTTTTTCAAGATGTTGGATAACAAAGAACTGATACCTTGCTGCACCGGCATGATACAGAAGGAAGTAGCTGAACGTATCGCTGCCGGTCCCGGTAGCAAGACATATGGTATTTTAAGCATATTGATACAAGCATGGTATCGCGTGGAATACCTTTTCACCGTGCACGAACATGTGTTTAACCCACCGCCAAAGGTGAAAAGCGCCGTCATCCGCATGACGCGAAACGAGACTAAAGACTTGGGCTGTGACGAGAAACTGTTCAAGCAAGTAGTAAAAACCACTTTCAACCAACGACGCAAGACGCTGCGAAACTCGATAAAGCCGATACTCGGCAAAGACTGTCCGCTGACGGAAGATGCCGTGTTCAACAAAAGGCCGGAACAGCTGTCCGTACAGGAGTTCATCAACTTGACCAACCAAGTGGAGCAGGCGTTAAAAAAGATGAGTTAG
- a CDS encoding lysylphosphatidylglycerol synthase transmembrane domain-containing protein, which produces MNKLLKKTLKILLPLALGGFILYWVYRDFDFTRAKEVLLYGTNWGWMLFSLFFGVMSHVFRGWRWKQTLAPLGAYPKTGDCVDAIFVSYAANLVLPRVGEVSRCGVLAKYDDVSFTKSLGTVVTERLIDTLTILLITGITFLMQMPVFLRFFEETGTKIPSLLHLVTSPWFYVVLFCVIGVLVLLYFLLRMLSFFEKVKGVVLNVWEGVMSLKGVKNIPLFILYTLLIWICYFYHFYITFYCFSFTGHLSFLAGLVMFVGGTFAVIVPTPNGAGSWHFAVITMMMLYGINATDAGVFALIVHGIQTLLVIVLGLYGWLHLSLVNRTRQNS; this is translated from the coding sequence ATGAATAAACTATTAAAAAAGACACTGAAAATCCTTTTGCCGCTCGCTTTGGGCGGTTTTATTCTTTATTGGGTGTATCGTGATTTTGACTTTACACGTGCCAAGGAAGTGCTTTTGTATGGCACTAATTGGGGGTGGATGTTGTTTTCATTATTTTTTGGTGTAATGAGCCATGTGTTCCGTGGCTGGCGCTGGAAGCAGACGCTTGCGCCATTGGGTGCCTATCCGAAAACAGGTGATTGTGTGGATGCCATCTTTGTTTCTTACGCCGCTAATCTTGTTTTGCCCCGTGTGGGTGAAGTTTCCCGTTGTGGGGTGCTTGCCAAATATGATGATGTGTCTTTTACCAAATCGCTTGGTACGGTGGTGACGGAACGTTTGATAGATACGCTTACCATTCTTTTGATTACAGGAATTACCTTTTTGATGCAGATGCCCGTTTTCCTGCGTTTTTTTGAAGAGACGGGAACAAAAATTCCTTCGTTGCTGCATTTGGTGACGTCTCCCTGGTTTTATGTTGTACTTTTTTGTGTGATAGGGGTATTGGTGTTGCTCTATTTTCTTTTGCGTATGCTTTCTTTCTTCGAGAAAGTGAAGGGGGTGGTACTCAATGTGTGGGAAGGTGTGATGTCATTGAAGGGAGTGAAGAACATCCCGCTTTTCATTCTCTATACATTGCTTATCTGGATATGTTATTTTTATCACTTTTATATTACTTTCTATTGTTTTTCTTTTACCGGGCATCTTAGCTTTTTGGCCGGATTGGTTATGTTCGTAGGCGGAACCTTTGCGGTGATTGTTCCTACTCCCAACGGGGCGGGATCCTGGCACTTTGCCGTCATCACGATGATGATGTTATACGGTATCAACGCTACCGATGCGGGAGTTTTTGCTTTGATTGTGCACGGTATACAGACATTACTGGTTATTGTGCTGGGGCTTTATGGATGGCTGCATCTTTCGCTGGTGAACCGTACGAGGCAGAATTCATGA